A region of Vanessa tameamea isolate UH-Manoa-2023 chromosome 21, ilVanTame1 primary haplotype, whole genome shotgun sequence DNA encodes the following proteins:
- the LOC113396903 gene encoding 3-oxoacyl-[acyl-carrier-protein] reductase FabG-like, whose protein sequence is MDFSNKVVIITGANSALAAATATLLSSYGAQLILVSSNPAEIKELSDELVKPHVKTPLLITADVTKEEGAKRVERETVNHFGKVDVVVNAAGGMVPDCIQKPDLKAFDENINLNLRSVYLMTTIFARHLMRSRGNIVNIGSVFVDTIFSGHVTYNIAKAGIEYLTKTSALELANKGIRVNCVKPGFTETNVTPKMHKCEDKKPWEDATRMVPLGKLINGRDIAEAIVFLASEQAKNITGTSIIIDGGLALSGTTVIDKIRTAFD, encoded by the coding sequence ATGGATTTTTCTAATAAAGTGGTTATTATAACCGGTGCAAATTCTGCATTAGCGGCAGCAACTGCAACACTTTTATCAAGTTATGGAGCACAACTCATTTTAGTTAGTAGCAATCCAGCCGAAATTAAAGAACTATCAGACGAACTGGTAAAACCGCATGTTAAAACTCCTTTATTAATAACAGCTGATGTCACCAAAGAAGAAGGCGCGAAGAGAGTTGAAAGAGAAACAGTTAATCATTTTGGTAAAGTTGATGTCGTTGTTAACGCCGCCGGTGGAATGGTACCCGATTGTATTCAGAAACCAGATCTAAAAGCATTTGATGAgaacatcaatttaaatttacgttCCGTgtatttaatgacaacaatattCGCCCGCCACTTAATGAGATCTAGAGGAAATATCGTTAACATAGGAAGTGTTTTTGTTGATACAATATTTTCTGGACATGTCACCTACAACATAGCAAAAGCCGgcattgaatatttaacaaaaacatctGCATTAGAATTAGCCAACAAAGGTATCAGAGTTAACTGCGTTAAGCCTGGATTCACGGAGACCAACGTTACACCAAAGATGCATAAATGTGAAGACAAGAAACCTTGGGAAGACGCTACGAGAATGGTTCCGCTTGGGAAACTTATAAATGGACGAGATATCGCTGAGGCTATTGTCTTCTTAGCAAGCGAACAGGCTAAAAATATTACCGgtactagtattattatagatgGTGGGTTAGCTTTGAGTGGTACGACTGTTATTGATAAGATTCGGACCGCTTTTGATTAA